TAACCGCCGCCTCCGAAGAAACCACCGCTTCAATTAACGAAATGGCAGCCTCCATCGAAGAAGTAACCGCCACCACAGAAAACTTAGCCGCCACCGTTGAACAAGTTTCAACGTCAATGGAAGAAATGGCGCAATCTGTTGTCGGAGTTGCTCAAAATGGAGAACGAATTACCGAAGCAGCCACCAATGCAGCTACATCCGCCGAACAGTTAGATCGCTCCATTCGTTCAATTACCACCCTAACTCAACAAGCCGATGAAATTACCCGTCGAGTCATGCAGGATGCTGAAGTGGGGGGTAAAACAGTGGAAAAAGCAATTCAAGGGTTAAGTCGGGTACGAGAATCAATGGTTAAATCTTCCGACGTCATTCGAGATATGGGCAAACGCACCAACGAAATTAGTAGTATTGTCGATACGATTAATTTAATCTCAGAACGCACCAATTTGCTCTCTTTAAATGCTTCAATAGAAGCAGCCAGGGCAGGAGATGCCGGACGGGGATTTGCCGTTGTTGCCGAAGAAATTCGTAATTTAGCCGATCGCGCAGCCCAAGCCACTTCCGACATTGCCTCGATTATTAAAGCCTTACAACAGGTTGCCCAGGATGCCGTTAACACCTCTAATGAAGGGTTAAGAGTCGCTGAAGATAGCGGGAGTTTAGCCGAAGAAGGATTAGGAGGATTAAAAAAAATCCTATCGGGGATAGAAAAAACCACCCAATTAGTCAGTCAAATTACCGTCGCCTCCGAGGAACAAATGATTGCGGGTCAAACCGTTGTTAATTCGATTAATACCACCGCCAACCAAGCACGAGAAGTTGCCAAAGCCACCATTGAACAATCCAAAACCACCCAAGGAATTGTGGTTTCTACTCGACAGATGCAGCAAATTGCTAAACAAGTTACCCAGGCCATGAATGAACAAGCTCGTGCCGCCCGTGATGTGATTAAAGCCGCTCAAAATACCACGAATTTAGCCGGACAAGTCCGTAAAGCGACTTTTGAGCAAAATAAAGGGGCATCCCAAATTATGCAAGCCGTAGAGTCCATGAGGCGGGGAGTCATGACCACTTCACGAGCGATCGCAGAACAGTCCGTAGCCGGAGAGCAAATTTCTAAAGAAGCAGAACGACTGGCCAGCTTGATTAATAGTGTTAGCAAAGACATGACTGAACAAGCCACAATGGCATCTCAAACAACCCAAGCCGTTGATAATATGCGGATACAGTCGGAGCAACTAGCCAAAGCCATGAGGGAACAGTCAAAAGCCATTCAAGAGATGACGGGGGCAATTCAAAGCATCACCCAACAAATTAAATTAATTCGCAGTTCTAATGTAGAACATTCCACTGTTTTAAGCTCGGCACTGCAAGGCATAGAAAATATGGGACAAATCAGTGAACGCCACCGAAATCAGTTATCAGTTATCAGTCATCAAGTATCCGCATTATCAGTTGAGAGTTGGTATTAATCAGTAATCAGGTACCCGCATTATCAGTTATCAGTGCAAGAATTGGCTAATTCCTTAGCTGTTAGCTATTAATTCTTAATTCTTAGTTCTTAACTGATAACTGATAACTGATAACTGTCAACTGATAACTGATAACTGATAACTGATAACTGATTATGGCTATTGGTATTTTTACAACCGATATAAATTTAACAATCCGCTCCTGGGATTCTCGATTAATCGAACTTACGGGAATTACGGCGGCACAGAGTTGTGGACAAAAAATTACCGATCTGATTCCTGATTTGGAACAACGGGGTTTACTAGAACGATTTCAACGGGTGATTACCCAAGGCGTCATTGAAACCCTCGCACCTGCATTCCATCAATATTTAATTCCCTGTCCCCCCCCGGCGAACACCAAGCACTTCCAGTATATGCAGCAGCGCGTTACAATTACGCCCTTACGGGAGAAAACAACCATTGTCGGAACCATTGTCACCCTTGAAGATGTCACCGTGCGACGGGAACGGGAAATTGATCTGGCTCAACATTATCGTCGGGGAATCATTTCCTCCGAAGTAGCTTCCTCTGACCCCCCGACTCAAGAGCGGAATTTAATGTTTGACCTATCCGATGATCTTAATAAAGGCCTGTATGCTAATACTACAGACTTTATGAATGCCCTACAAGATAGTAGTTGGCAAGTCCGACGGGAAGTCGTAGAGCGATTAACAGCCCGTCATAACCCAGAAATTACCACAGAATTATTACAACTTCTGCGCCAAGAACATCGAAATGCCACCATTGTCAATAGTGTGATTCAAGTTTTAGCCTTGAGTCGGGTGGATTTAATTCCCGCCTTAATTGAATGTTTGCATGACCCTGATCCAGAACTGCGGATTTATGCAACCCAAACCTTGGGACAACGGGATGATGTTCGCGCCATTCCTGCCTTAGTTTTGGCTTTAGCAGATAATGATAAAAATGTTCGTTATCATGCCATTGAAGCATTAGGACATTTAAAAGCGAGAGAAGCCATCGATCCCTTACTCGAAATTGCTCAATCTCAAGACTTTTTCCTCGCCTTTCCCGCCCTAGATGCCCTCATGCAAATTGGTGATCTCTCAATTGCAGGACGTTTAATGCCCTTACTTCAAAAAACCTTAAATTGGCGGGTACGTCGGGAGGCCGTCGATAGTTTAGCAATGCAAGACGATCCTAACTTAACCCAGGATTTGTTACGCTTGCTTCGGGAACAACACCGTAACCCCGACATTCTCAATAGTGTGCTTCAGGTTTTAGTGCTCAGTCATATCGATCCAATTCCCTCCTTAGTGGAATGTTTAGCCGATCCCGATCCAGAACTACGCATTTACACCGCCTTAGCCCTCGGAGAACGCCATGACCCCAGAGCCATTCCAGCCTTAATTCAAGCCCTAGATGATATTGATATTAATGTTCGGTATCATACCATTGAATCCCTAGGACACCTGCGGGCAACGGAAGCCGTCGATAAATTAGTCGAAATCGCCCAATCTGGAGACTTTTTCCTCGCCTTTCCCGCCTTGGAAGCCTTAATGAAAATTGGAGACTCCACCATCAGTTGTCGCATCGTTGCCCTATTAGATAACGAGCTATTAGGTCATCAAGTGGCTGAGGTATTAGGAGAATTGGGCTCTGCTGATGTAGTTACTCCCATCGCCCAGGCGCTGAACAAAACGGATATAGCCAACTCTCCCGTGAGAGCCAATAGTTTAGTCATCACCCTAGCTAAAATTTATCAACGCTATCAAACTGAATTTGGAGAAGGAAAATTTATTGCTGACCTCACCCGGCGTGCGGTAACAGAAGTCGGAACTCAAAACCTACTGGATACAATTCAACAGGCCAATCCCGAAGAACTCCAGGCCATCGGCTTAATCTTAGGATGGTTAGAAGGAGAGAAGGTTGCCACCGCCCTAGCCGGACTGTTAAGTTATCCTCAACTGCGAGAATCGATTATTGAAGCCTTAGTGCGCTTTGGCAGTCGCGTCACTCCGTTATTAATCGCCCAACTTGACCTTCCCGACGTCGAAACTCGTAAAGCCGCCATCACCGCCCTGGGTCGCATTGGGAGCAATCAAGCCGTTCCCGCCTTAACCGATTTACTCAGTGCCGACACCGAATTAGTCATGGTCACAACCGCTGCCTTAGCCCAAATTGGCGATGGCCGAGCTTTTGAAGCCCTATTAGAACTCTTAGGACATCCCGACTCCGCCGTGCGTTTAGGTGCCATTGCCGCCCTCAACTCCCTAGGTCATCCCGCCCTCCCGCAACGGATTCTACAATTACTAACCCACCCCAATCCCCGGATTCGGGAGTCAGCCGTCAAAATCGCCGGATATTTTGCCTTTGGGGAGTGTATCGAAGCCTTATTTAACTGTACAGGTGATCCAGAAGAAAAAGTACGACGGGCTGCCATTGAACATTTACCCTACCTGGAGGATGAACGGGTTTTTCCCACTTTAGTTCGAGCCTTAACCCAAGAGGTTCCCTCTGTACGGGCGGCGGCGGCTCATGCTTTGGGGGATATAGAAGTCAATCAAGCCTTACCTCTTTTATTGAATGCTTTACAGGATGCTGATTGCTGGGTACGGTATCAAGCGGCTCGTTCCATTGGGCGTTTGGAGTTTAATCAGTTATCGGAGTCGGAGGCAGAATCCCTTGAACAGGTCTTTGAGATTCTACAATGGCTTGTCAACCAAGATTCTGCTTATCCAGTTCGGGCTGCGGCTACCTCGGCTTTAGGTCATATCGGTGAGGAAAAAGCGATTCCTCTGTTAACGACATTAGTGGGACTGGAGATCGCAGATGGGGACATTGCCCGGGCGGCGGTGATGGCTTTGGGACGGATTAACAGTACCGATGCCGTTGCACCTTTGTTAATGGCGTTGAATTCTACCAATGCAGAACGGCGTTTAGATGCCCTTCATGCGTTTCGAGAACGGGGGGGAGAAGAAGCCGGAGTTGCTTTACAATGGATGGCAGCCGCTGATCCAGAGGAAAAAGTGGTTCAAGCTGCGATTGAATCCCTCTCTCGGATGGGCACCCCAGAAGCGATTGCTGCTTTGTTGGAATTGTCCGTAGATCCCAGCAGTCGGGAAGCTTGTATTATGGCGTTGGCTTCTCGAAATTTGGAGCATTCGGGCCAGAAAGAGGACTATATTGAAGGCATTAGCCAAGGATTAACCCATCTGCATCCGGCTGTCCGGTGTACTGTTGTTGAAGTGTTGAAACGCCTCAAACATCCTTTTGCTTCGGAAATTTTAATCAGTGCATTAAACGACCAGGATCAAAGTGTCCGTTTATCGGCGGTTAATGCTTTGGTTTATTTGGGAAATCGCTCCTGTACTGAACAGTTGGGGATATTAGCTCGTAATGATCCTTCTGCGGCAGTTCGTCGGGCGGCTCAAAAAGGATTGCACCAATAATCAGTTATCAGTTATCAGTTATCAGTTATCAGTCATCAGCCATTAATTTTTAGTTTTCAGTTATAGCCAGGAAAAACTTAATTGGGAAGTTCATAAAAACACAAGTTTAGGCTGGCGCTCATCAGTTTATGTCCTAACTTGACTAATTACTGATAACTGTTGACTGATGACTGATAACTGATGACTGATGACTGATAACTGATGACTGATGACTGACAACTGATTACTGATATGCGATTTTCTCCAAAACCTCTGAATTTAAGCGATAATATTTTTATTATTTTGCGAGATCTAATCCATGAACGAACGGGATTATTTTATACGAGTTCTAAGCAAAATATGTTGGCTGATAAGTTATCTAATCGCGTGTTTGAAAATGGGTTAGACTCGTTTTTAGACTATTATTATCTGCTGAAATATGATCCTAAAGCGGATGAAGAATGGCAACAAGTTATTAATAGTTTAAGTGTCCCCGAAACCTATTTCTGGCGAGAGTATGATCAAATCAAGGTTTTGATTGAGGTGTTAATTCCTCAGTATTTAGAGAAGTTTTATAGTCTCTCTTATCCTTGTCAACCCCTGCGGATTTGGAGTGCGGCTTGTTCCACAGGAGAAGAACCCTTAACAATTGCGATCGCTTTGAATGAAGCAGGTTGGTTTGAACGAGTTCCGATTGAAATTTGGGCGAGTGATGCTTCTTCTAAGGCAATTGATAAGGCTAAAATGGGATTATATCGACAATATTCATTTCGGAACTTTCCTGAAGCTTTGAAGCGGAAATATTTTACGGCTGAAGCAGATGGATGGCGGGTTTCTCCTGAGATTCATCGCCGAGTTCATTGGTCAGTTAATAATTTATTGAAGGAGTCTGAAATTCAATATCTAGCTCAAGCTCATTTTGTTTTTTGTCGGAATGTTTTTATTTACTTTTCCGAGACTTCTATCCGCCAAACTGTTAATTATTTCTATGAACGAATGTTTAAACCCTCTTATTTGTTTCTGAGTGCTTCTGAGTCTCTCTTAAAACTGAAAACTAATTTTGAATTGGAAGACATTGAAGGAGCATTTATATATGTTAAACATTAAAGCAGCAATTCTGCTGGATTTGAGTCTAATTCATTGATGCCCCTATTGTAATAAAAAAAGGATAAAAAGTCATGAATAAAATTATTCGCGTTTTAGTGGTTGATGATTCTGCTTATGTTCGTAAAGTCATTAAACAAATGCTGTCTCGTAGCCCTTTTATTGAAGTTGTGGGAACAGCCCATGATGGGGAAGACGCTTTAGAAAAATTAGAACGGTCACCGGATGAAATTGATGTAATTACCTTAGATTTATTAATGCCTAAAATCGATGGGGTAGAGTTTCTTAAAAGACAAATGGAACGACATCCAATTCCGGTGATTATTGTGAGTATCGCCAATGAAGGGGGAGAATTAGTATTAGCAGCTTTAGACGCGGGGGCTGTTGATTTTGTACATAAACCTACGGCTTTAGCGACGGAAAAAATGTATGAATTAGCGGAGGAATTAATTGATAAAGTCAAAGCTGCTGCGAATGTCCCTTTAAAGCGTCTTCCGGTTCCGGCTTTAGGGTCATTACCTCCGGGATTGATTTCGGTTCAACCGGTGTTTAAGCCCGGTACAATTGATTTAATTACAATTGGAATTTCCACAGGTGGCCCCCAAGCTTTAGCATTTTTGATTCCTCAATTACCGAGTAATCTTCCGGTTCCAATTGCCATTGTTTTACATATGCCAATTGGTTATACCAAAATGTATGCAGAACGATTAGATCAATTATCAGCATTGAAAGTGGTTGAAGCGGGTGATGGAGAAATTCTGCATCCTGGGATGGTTTTTATTGCCCCTGCTGGCCGTCATTTAACCTTTAAACGGGAAGGGAATTCTGTTGTTACCCGTCTGGCTGCACAACCCTTTGATATGCCTCATCGTCCCTCGGTGGATGTTATGTTTCAATCAGCCGCAGAAGTTTATGGTAATCGGCTTTTAGGAATTGTGATGACCGGAATGGGTTCCGATGGAAAACAGGGTGCAGCATGGATAAAATCTCATGGAGGTTTAATATTTACTGAATCTGAAGAAACTTGTATTGTTTATGGAATGCCACGTTCTGTAGAAGAATCAGGGTTAAGTGATCATTCTTATCCTCTCAATAGAATTGCACAGGCAATTTTAGACGTTTTATGAGTGTTCTTGATAACCTCAAAATTATAACCCTCAATAGGTGTAAAAATGTTACTCACCGAAAAGCAAAAAATGGCCTTATCTGAATTTATGAAAATTGTTCTCTCTCGGAGAACAGCAACGGCATTATCTCAATTAATTGGGTCTGATGTGACGATGAAGGTGGCGGAGGTTTCTTTATCTCCGTTGAGTAAATTAATGACTGAATTACCCAACCAGTTCAATGAAGATATTGTCAGCGTTCATCAAATGTTTAAAGGGACAATGAGTGGAGATGCGCTGTTACTTTTAAACTATTCTTTTGCGGTCAAACTCACAAACTTACTGCGACCCGATCAAGAAGATTATAATTTATATTTGAATGTTTCTTCCTGTGAAGTTTTAATGGAAGCGGGGAATATTCTGTTAAATTCCTATATTAATATGTTGGGAACTTTAATGGGGAGTCAGTTTACTTTCTCGATTCCCACTTTCCAAATTGAACCCTTACCTGATTTAGTCAAATCTTTAATGATGGGAAAAAATGAAGTCCGTTATGTATTAATGGTGGATACCACCTTCCAATTCTATCATAATTCGGTTCGAGGTTCTTTAGTTTTTGTGTCTGGAGTGATTCCTTTATCGTGTTTAATTAAAGGAATTGAAGCCTCTATCGACTTAGCAATTCCTAATCCCTAATGGCAATAGCAAACAAGAAAGTCTCATAGTAATCATCCTTTGAGCTTCTTCTTTTCTAGTCCTGAACCCATTGACACCCTAGAGCCGAATCAGGAGAAAACTTGAACCCAATATAGAGGGCTCAAATTTGGCCAACATCAGGGGATTCCTTTGATTAAGCTGCATGGGGTTAAACCTTATATTATCGCTAACCTCTCTTCAGCTTGGCAAATTTCCATGATTCATAGTAAAATTAATTTAGCGATTTTAATAAGATTTTATTTAAAAAAGTGCATTTTTTTGCTTAATTCATTGATACCCTTTATTTTCCTTTTTAAGCGTTCCTTTCCCTTTCAATCTTGTTGTTCTTCGGGGTGAGTATAATTTCTCAAAACCGCTCTGAACTGTTGGGCTTGAGCTTACGAAGAATGGACAGTTGAAGTTTGACGCTTGACGAATGGGGCGTGGGCTTTTGGCTTACGCACCCTACAACTTGTTTCCCCCTCCCCCTGTGCTCCCTGCTCTTTGTTTTCGTAGGCAGCTTATGGCCATAATTCAGCTTAACTTGATTAAAATCCTCAGCCAAACACCCTGGAAAAAAGTGTTACCGTTATTATTAGGTGTGCTGGCTACTATTGCCGTTATCCTGGTGTGGGAACGACTTACCCTGAATGAACAATACCACTACAAACAGTTAATTCAGCAGGAAGCCCAGGGGATTGAGTTACAACTGAGCAGAGAACTCACCTACCGAATTGTTACCCTCAAACAAATGGCAAATCGCTGGGAAGTTGATGGGGGTACAGCTAAAGAAAGTTGGGAAAAAGATGCAGAAGCTTATATTCATGATTTTTCGGGTTATCAAGCCATTGAATGGGTTGATCCGACGTTTCGAGTGCGTTGGGTTGTGTCCAAAGTGGGAAATGAAGTCACACAAAATACTGATTTCTCCCAAGAATCCCGTCGTCAAATTACCCTTAAAATTGCCCGGAATCTGGATGAAATTATTTTAACTCGCCGGATTAGATGGACTCAAGGGGGTCAAGGTTTTTTAGCTACTGTACCTCTCTTTATTGGCGATGGGTTCCGCCCAGCCGAAGGCTATCGCTTTGATGGATTTATTGTCGGAGTTTTTCACTTCCAAACTCTATTTGATAGCATTTTGAACGTACCACCCGGTTATAAAGTAGCGATTTATGATGGGACTGAATCAATTTATCGTCAAGGCGGATTTCCTTCCCACTCTACTTTACAAAAAACAGTTATTGTCAGAGCCTATGGTGCTGACTGGCGAGTCGTAGTTGCATCTACAAAACAAGCAACTAGCCCTTTACCTATTGTGGTTCTGATCGCAGGCTTAACGTTAATTGGGTTATGTTTATTAGTGGTGTATCTGATTAGAATCAGTCAGGATCAAGTTCATCAATTAAAGAGAACCAACCAGCAACTGCAACAGGAATTTGAACATAGACAACAGGCAGAAATCGCTCAGACTCAACTGGCTGCCATTGTTGAATTCTCAGAAGATGCAATTATTAGTAAAGATTTAAATAGTATAATCAGAAGTTGGAATCACGGAGCCGAGCAAGTTTTTGGTTACACAGCCGATGAAATCCTTGGACAATCGATTAACAAATTGATTCCCCCAGAATATTACGCCGAAGAACAAGAAATTCTGCACCGGATTCTCCGAGGAGAAAGTATTAAACATTACGACACCAAACGACTTAGGAAAGATGGAACTTTTATTGATGTTTCTATTACAATTTCTGCCCTAAAAGACAAAGCTGGAACTATTATTGGTGCTTCCAAGATTGCTCGAAATATTACCGAAAGTAAACAAGCCCAAGAATCCCTCTATGAAAGCGAACTTCGATATCGACAACTGATTAATAACTTAAATACCGGGTTCGTTATTCATGCTCCCGATACCAAGATTTTGTTATGTAATTCAACCGCTTGTGATTTATTAGGACTCACCATTGAACAAATGATGGGAAAAACTGCTATTGATCCCGCATGGCATTTTGTTCGGGAAGATGGAACCCAGATGCCCATCGAAGAATATCCGATTAATCGAGTCTTATCAACTCAAACGTCTCTTAAAAATTATGTACTAGGAATTAATAGTGGTAAACCAACCTTAGTTTGGGTTTTAGTCAACGGTTTTCCCGAATTTGATCATCAGAATCAACTTAAACAAATTGGAATTACCTTTATTGATATCACCAAAATTAAACAAGCTGAAGCTGAACAACAAGAAATGAGCGAGGTGATGGAAAATGCCCTATCGGGGATTTCTAAACTGGATGCCCAAGGTCGTTATCTTTATGTCAATAAAACCTACGCTGAAATCACCGGTTATCAACCCGAAGAAATGATTGGAATGTTGTGGCAAAAAACAGTACATCCTGATGATTTAGAAAAACTTATTGCAGCCTATGAGCTTATGCTAAAAACAGGAAGAGTTGAAGTAGAAGCCACCGGAATTCGCAAAGATGGTTCAATTATTTATAAACAATTAGTCATGATTGCTAACTCTGACGAACAGCATCAATTGTTGGGGCATTATTGCTTTATGAAAGATATTAGCGAAAAAGCCCGACTTGAAGCGGAACGCAAACAAGCGGAACTCAAATTAGAAAAAGAACTTCTGCGAACAAAAGCTTTATTTAATACCTCATTAGATGGTATTGTCGTCATGAATAACCAAGGAGATGCAATCCAATCCAGTCCTCGTTTTGCCGAAATGATAGGTTATACCCCAGAAGAAACCCTGAGTTTAAACGTAGCAGATTGGGATGCCCAATGGACAAAAGAACAATTACAGACAATTCTCAAAAACCCTAATTTTATTCCTCTCTTTGAAACCCGACATCGCCGTAAAGATGGCTCGGAATACGATGTCGAAATTAGTTACAGTCGCGTCACCTTAGAAGGAGAAGTGATCCACTTTTGTATTTGCCGAGATATCAGCAAACGTAAACAAGCAGAAATCGACCTCCAAATCTCTCAAGCTCGGTTTGCAGGAATCTTAGAAATTGCCAATGATGCCATTATTTCCGTGAATCAGCATCAAGAAATTACGTTATTTAACAAAGGAGCCGAACAAATTTTTGGTTACCAAGCAGAAGAGATATTAGGTAAACCCCTGGCGCTGTTGATACCAGAACGCTTTGCAAAAATTCATCATCAACATCTTGCTGACTATGCCAAAATCGGAGGGTATGCCAGGCCCATGTCAGAGCGAGGAGGCATCTTTGGGCGACGCAAAGACGGGTCAGAATTTCCCGCCGAAGCCTCCATTTCTAACCTCAATCTCAAAGGTGAAATTATCTTTACCGTATTCTTGCGTGACATTACCGCCAGACAAGAAGCAGAAGCCGCCTTACGTCAAAGTGAAGAAAAATTCCGCACAGCCATCGATTTTACCTACGATTGGGAATATTGGCTTGATACAAAAGGTCAGTTTATCTATACCTCTCCCTCCTGTGAGCGGATCACAGGTTTTTCACCTAACGAATTTATCACCAACCCTAACCTCATTAGTGAGATTATTTATCCAGACGATTTCCCAACCCTAGATAACCATATTTGTAATTACCACTCTGGAGTCGAATTTGCCGAGTTTCGGATTATCACCCGTTCCAGTGAAATTCGCTGGATTTCCCACACTTGTCAACCCCTATTTAGCCATGAAAATCAATTTCTCGGTCTACGAATCAGCAATCGAGATATTACTGAACAAAAGCAAATTGAAACCCAACGTCAACAAGCCGAACAAGCCCTTCGGGAAAGTGAAGCTCGGTTTCAAGCCTTTATGAATCATAGTCCGGCTCCAGCCTGGATTACCGACATCAACGGCTTAATCCTCTATGTCAGCCAAACCTATAGTCAGAGTTTCCAGTTACCCACTGAAGATCTTCTCGGTAAAACCATCTTTGATATCTATCCCACTAACATTGCCCAACAATTTTTGGACAATATCTTAACCGTTAGTCAAACCCATGAAGTCATGAAAACCATTGAGATTGCACCCCGTCCCGATGGTAGTCTCGGTGACTTCCTCGTCTATAAATTTCCAATTCCTGACCCATCGGGACAAATCCTCATCGGGGGAGTTGCCATCGACGTCACCCAACAACACCAAGCCGAAACCGCCCTACATCTCAGCGAAGAGCGATTGCAACTGGCCCTAGAAGCGTCTGGAGATGGACTCTGGGATTGGAACATTGAACAAGGAGAAGTATATTTAAGTTCTCGCTATCAGGAAATGCTGGGCTATCAACCCGGTGAATTACAGATAGACCTTAATCTCTGGATTGAGATGATTCATCCCGATGATCGCTCCTTGGTTTGGGACTGTTTGAATGCTCACTTAAAAGATAGTTTTGTTTCATTCGCCTTTGACTATCGTTTTCAGTGTAAATCGGGGGAATGGAAATGGATTGCCGACTATGGAAAAGTCGTCGCTTATAATGCTCAGGGTCAGCCCATCCGCATGATTGGAACCCATAAAGATATTAGCGATCGCAAACAAAAAGAAATAGCCCTCCGACAAGCCATGGAAGCCGCAGAACAAGCCAATCTTGCCAAAAGTATCTTCCTCGCCAACATGAGTCACGAACTCCGTACCCCC
Above is a window of Planktothrix sp. FACHB-1365 DNA encoding:
- a CDS encoding PAS domain S-box protein; this encodes MAIIQLNLIKILSQTPWKKVLPLLLGVLATIAVILVWERLTLNEQYHYKQLIQQEAQGIELQLSRELTYRIVTLKQMANRWEVDGGTAKESWEKDAEAYIHDFSGYQAIEWVDPTFRVRWVVSKVGNEVTQNTDFSQESRRQITLKIARNLDEIILTRRIRWTQGGQGFLATVPLFIGDGFRPAEGYRFDGFIVGVFHFQTLFDSILNVPPGYKVAIYDGTESIYRQGGFPSHSTLQKTVIVRAYGADWRVVVASTKQATSPLPIVVLIAGLTLIGLCLLVVYLIRISQDQVHQLKRTNQQLQQEFEHRQQAEIAQTQLAAIVEFSEDAIISKDLNSIIRSWNHGAEQVFGYTADEILGQSINKLIPPEYYAEEQEILHRILRGESIKHYDTKRLRKDGTFIDVSITISALKDKAGTIIGASKIARNITESKQAQESLYESELRYRQLINNLNTGFVIHAPDTKILLCNSTACDLLGLTIEQMMGKTAIDPAWHFVREDGTQMPIEEYPINRVLSTQTSLKNYVLGINSGKPTLVWVLVNGFPEFDHQNQLKQIGITFIDITKIKQAEAEQQEMSEVMENALSGISKLDAQGRYLYVNKTYAEITGYQPEEMIGMLWQKTVHPDDLEKLIAAYELMLKTGRVEVEATGIRKDGSIIYKQLVMIANSDEQHQLLGHYCFMKDISEKARLEAERKQAELKLEKELLRTKALFNTSLDGIVVMNNQGDAIQSSPRFAEMIGYTPEETLSLNVADWDAQWTKEQLQTILKNPNFIPLFETRHRRKDGSEYDVEISYSRVTLEGEVIHFCICRDISKRKQAEIDLQISQARFAGILEIANDAIISVNQHQEITLFNKGAEQIFGYQAEEILGKPLALLIPERFAKIHHQHLADYAKIGGYARPMSERGGIFGRRKDGSEFPAEASISNLNLKGEIIFTVFLRDITARQEAEAALRQSEEKFRTAIDFTYDWEYWLDTKGQFIYTSPSCERITGFSPNEFITNPNLISEIIYPDDFPTLDNHICNYHSGVEFAEFRIITRSSEIRWISHTCQPLFSHENQFLGLRISNRDITEQKQIETQRQQAEQALRESEARFQAFMNHSPAPAWITDINGLILYVSQTYSQSFQLPTEDLLGKTIFDIYPTNIAQQFLDNILTVSQTHEVMKTIEIAPRPDGSLGDFLVYKFPIPDPSGQILIGGVAIDVTQQHQAETALHLSEERLQLALEASGDGLWDWNIEQGEVYLSSRYQEMLGYQPGELQIDLNLWIEMIHPDDRSLVWDCLNAHLKDSFVSFAFDYRFQCKSGEWKWIADYGKVVAYNAQGQPIRMIGTHKDISDRKQKEIALRQAMEAAEQANLAKSIFLANMSHELRTPLNVILGFTQVMAHDPSLTPNQQEDLQTIRRSGDHLLNLINDVLDLSKIESGHCTLEESDFDLIALLHSLRNMLAERASSKGLDLYFDIAPDVPQFIRADAQKLRQILINLLGNAIKFTHQGSITLQVRGELSPEETSSPCWILEFAVIDTGVGIAPEELDTIFNAFVQAQAGKQAVSGTGLGLTISRKLLQLMGGDIAVRSTIGKGTTFSFTLPVSLSDGVDLEPNTSERLIIGLAPNQPHHRILVVDDRRENRLLIVRLLTELGFEVREACNGQEAVQQWQEWQPDLTWMDIRMPILDGYEATRQIRAMEQGQSSIIIALTAQASRSDRTLALAAGCNDYMSKPFREQTLFQKMAQYLGIEYRYAESVTLEVSPSHSKSLTPEEVKVMPPEWIMQVHEAALDLNDHQILELIAEIPPKHQPLIEALTSLVDNFQLEAIAILTKIEGEDR